ATTTTcgaaagttaaaaatattttttatgattaaaataataatcttttcatatcaatttgttTGTCCGGAATTTGAATTGAcaccaaattttaaaaagtaaacaaaGTATTAAATCTTgtgattttaaactaaaaatatgtagaatgtatcaaaatattatcTTGATCATgtatgatgaaaaattaaaatcattgaacatcatattcaaaatttctCTTTGCTTTTTAAGCTCcatgtcaaattaaaataaaataaaagaattaaatcGAACGGAATACTTTATTTATCTTTCCTTACCTAACCTGATAGTGTAACATTACATCAATACatataagttaaaataattatgaaaatgacTTAACAATCAATGTGTTTTAACAAAGCTACTATATCAATTTAAgtgacttattttttttataaaacaatttaaaaaagaatgacatatttttatattaagtaacaatttaactataaaatatctattttacacttaatgaaataatttacaTCCACACAAATTGCTATCATTCATTTTGAATCACAAATTTAAaagtctttctttctttcttaaactccgaATTAAACTACCTCGTATAAAATGAAACGAATGAATACTACATTACAATTATTATAGTCATTTTTCAATCATATGTGTACAAAACAGGACAACATTAACAAGTCAAGTTCCCACTATAAAAACACccccaaaatctaaaaattaacAAGACCCCTGCACTCTTCTTCAAAAGCAATTCACACTCTTACTAGTTATTACTACAAAAAATTTGCCCCAATTAGTGTTCTTGATGGATAATAGATGGTCAGAAAAGAAGTTGAATATGAATCTTCCAGAAAGTCCAAAAGCACCAATGGAATTTTTGTCAAGATCATGGAGTGCCTCTGCTTTGCAAGTTTGCAAGGCATTAACAACAACTTCtacattatcatcatcctcatctctTCCTACGAAGacgaataataataatacaaatacaaatagtGGCAGTAGTGTTGTTGTTACTATACCAGAGAACATTATCTCTGTTGTTGAGGAAGAAGATTCTGCTAATAAGCTTGCTGGAAACACATTCTCTTTTGCTTCCTCTGCTACTTCACAACTTGTTCTTGATCGCATTATGTCTCATTCAGTAAGTAGCCGTCAAACCTCTCTCTAACAGTATTGTTTGTCTGGATGTGTTTTGATTGCTATAACGAAATATTGTTACAGAGTGTGTATGATGTATAACAGAACATGAAAAATTGGTTCACGAAACAATTTTGTTATAGAGGCGTATGATGTTAAACATTTTGATTGATATAAGCAATATGAATCGTAGAAATTTATGTAGTTGGTCTAAAAATGAACAATAACGTATTTTTGGACCATTTTattgcaacaacaacaacaaaaaattgtaCGGTTATAAGGAGGTACAACCGATAGACCGTATAAGTAGAATTAATGACATGATGAATAATAGAGATTCATGTAATTGATGCAATTTATTTGGAATCTAGACGTAgtttattataaaaatgaaaaggaaaaggggtgttttatttttgtttgtttataatattattatatacagGGGAATTTCCATGGAgtaatttagtatttttttattttattttttttattagatgcATAATGGGCAGGAAATATCACCATTAACATCAGGAAGATTGTCTCATAGTAGTGGGCCTTTGAATGGTTCTCTGACTGAAGAAACTGATAGTCCTCCAGTCTCACCTTCTGAAGAATTTGAAGATGTTGTTAAGGTAATTAATTTCTCTCattaatgttaattaattaagattaatttcataaatcactttattttgttatttaattgtttGATTATGATAAGGTGTTGTTATTAGTTAATGAtgatagtagtagtagtagaaaAAAAGGGGTATGTATGAATTGGACCCATTtccaaagttaaaaaaaacataatacacTTTTGTTAATATCAATGTCCAACTTTTTCTTGCTTTACAAATTACAAGGATGCTTTAGCCGTCTAATCAAACTCACCTTTTGACTTTGTTTAGGGAATAAATCTATCTACCCACAAATGgccataaaagaaaaagaaaaagaaaaagatgttaacTTTGGTTTTATAcgagataaaaaaaagttagtaaaacaaaaaaagtaaacataaactttttttaatagaaaaatgcAAAAGGGCCTATTTGGCgcttaaaatgaatttaagttaCTCACTCGTTTCTCTTTTACTTGTTTACTATTTTACTAATGTATTTTTTACTTTACTGTGTTCACttttaatataacaaaaaaaataattatttggtaATTAAAAGACTAAACCTTGTAATAACATAACATGATCTATATATATAACCTATGGTATGGAGTACCTTGTTATTATGTATAGCACGTGAAGATGTCATATGTAAAAAaggccaatttttttttgtttttgtcttaaTTAACTTTCACAAAAATATGCTACAAGTACAATTCAAAATTGACTTAGATTTATTGTTGTATTTAGTTAGCTATCGATTATCAAAACAGAAACTTTTAAGTGGAGTGTGTAAATGGAAAATTGATActcttttgtcattttttatcattttgtcATTGCAATTTTCAGTATTCTGTCACTtaccaatttcagaattctgcCTTGCTTGTTTTTTAGTGTTCCATCAACATGTTTTCCTCTCTTATGTTAAAAGTTAAATTGTACCTATCTGTTTCAATGTTATACATTTTCATGTTTGTTATTTACATGTTGTAGTCAACTTCATTAAAGTCATATTCAAGATTTTTCTCAtagattttgagaaattatcttaTTTGGTCATTAAATTTGATATCATCAATCTTCAAGTATTTTTCAAGTGACAAGTTTTTGGATTTTCACTCATAAAAACTCAAGTAAAATGGATGTCACACGACTTCAAAAACTCAAATCTATAGTCAAACATAAGCTTAGATTTTACTAGTTCACGGTCAATCAactcaatttaattaatatgtttagTAAGGTCTCAACTCCGAAATtccttgccagcgaaagcaaggaGTTTACCTTTCGAATCGAGCTCATCAGACTTGTTTAGTGCGAATTACCCCTCTTATATAGTTTGCAAGCTATTGTATAACATTAGAGTTTTTTTCTGTGCACACCCAAAAAATAGCGATTGCAAATCTTCCTtttcgtcactttttttttaatagttgagtgacttaatgtaatgaaaatatgtattaattaaCTATGTTTAACtgataaaaaaacatatgtAATGTATTAATCCGTCTAGTGTAAAAACACTGTACAAATAAGTTTTTACCATCTTACATATTGACCATTATACATTTGAATCATGTGatcaaatttgaatattttcataCTTCAATACATGCTTGCGTATCGAAAATATTGAGTTCAGGTATTGATATTTCATTTTCTCATATTGTGGTACAGTATTTGAAAGCAAACAGCACTCTGCAACCATTATTTACAAATGTAAGAACAGGATACACTGGATCAGCTGTTGGGTTAGCACCCAACACGCCTGGTGGTAAGACAGTTGGCAGATGGTTAAAAGAaaggagagagagaaaaaaagaagaaagtagggCCCAAAATGCCCAACTTCATGCTGTTGTTTCAGTGGCTGGAGTTGCTGCTTCGGTGGCCGCAATTGCTGCGGCCACCGCATCAGCTTCGTCCACCGCCAAAGATGAGCAAATGGCGAAGACTGATGCTGCTGTCGCTTCGGCAGCCATGCTGATTGCCGCGCAGTGCGTGGAGGCTGCCGAAGTTATGGGAGCTGATCGGGACCATCTCATGTCCGCGATCAGCTCTGCTGTTAATGTTCGATCTCATGGAGATATTTCAACTCTTACTGCTGCTGCTGCTACAGGTGACTAACAAAATACTTCTATCTGtgtacttgttcaattttatacaagttttaaGTGTTAAAAGCTGTGCACACCAAAGATGCAAAACATAAATATCAGATGAAGTCAAGTTAAAAGAcacgtttatgtattatgcattTACAAATTTGAGTAATAATATAACACATGGTCTGTTAATATGATTAACTTCCTCTGTTCTATAAGTACTAGTTCTagtaaataactttttttctcttaaatgtgaaatatttCGAAACAAATTCAATTCGACGAGCTAATATTTGGGATTTGAGATAGTTCTaatatgttctttcttttttcgCAGCATTGCGAGGTGCAGCAACACTAAAAGCAAGAGCATTGAAGGAAGTATGGAACATTGCAGCAGTAATTCCAATAGAAAAGGGAATAGGAGGAGGCACAGGGCGAAACAACGACCAAAAtcacagcaacaacaacaacaataataattattgtgAGGGACTTGACATTGAAGAGAACTTTTTGGGGGTTTGTAATCAAGAATTACTTGCTCGAGGACGTGAGCTTCTCAAAAGAACTCGTAATGGTAATTTGCATAATTCTTTCCCCTGCTAACAATGccacaaaattttgattttcttttttctgtaatgtttttcaaattttgttttattttgcgGTTTTCAGGTGATCTACACTGGAAAATTGTCTCTGTTTACCTTCATCGTAGTGGAGAGGTATAAGCACCTCCCTAGACTCGATAATATATCGTCTGTGCATAGAACTTTAAAATGTTATCGATGATGTTCTTAGTCCATACCATTTTATGTTTCCTTATTTCACAGGTGATGCTGAAAATGAAAAGCAAACATGTTGGAAAAACTATtaccaagaaaaagaaaagtacgTCCAAATCGAATAATTTTTAATACTATATGTTATAGCAAAACAACTCAATTCAATTAAGATACGAAGAAATAACGTATGTTGTGTGTGCAAGCAGATGTAGTAACAGAAGTTTACAAAGATGTACCAGCATGGCCAGGGAGGCATCTATTTGAGGATGGCGAAAAACGTCGATACTTCGGATTGAAGACAGAAATACGCGGTGTTGTTGAGTTTGAATGCAAAAATCAAAGAGAATATGAGATGTGGACACAAGGTGTTTCAAGACTTTTATCTATGGTGGCTGAAAGGAAGAAGAGATTTCAACACTAATTCACCAATTAATTATGCGCCTAAGATATTAGTAGTACACTAATTAATATGGATTACGTACTAGTTACTAGGTACTACGTACTTGATTAGTAGTTAAATCTATGATGgtagaaaattgtataaaagttTTGATGGGCAACACTCTAAAACTTATGCATGTATTATGTTTAGACCTTGAAGAAATCAATTAGTTGTCATTCCTAGCTAGAACAAATTGTTTATCAAGAGGTATATAGTACACTAGCATATTCAGCAACATTCCCACATATGGGAAAATTTCAGTTGAGTGATCAATTAAAAATCAACTAATGTTTACTCCAAAGTCCAAACTAACAAATCATGACATTTTCtacacactttttttttttgggtggaaagggtagtaatatatataacaaaagcCTACAACATGAGAGTTTGTTCCACAATATAGTAGATGGTCGTTACAGTGTACTTGAAAGAGTTTGAACTCCTAATACTAGTATAAGTAGAACAATAGTTAGTAGAGAAAGCTGCCTGTGGAGCAGAAATCATACGGATGGACATTGCTCCTATTCAATCCTTGCACAAAATTTCAGATGGCTAATGTGGAGTGTCCCAACAAACTTCTAAACAAGTGTAACGAGTCCCAGAGTAGCCAAGTTGGCAAGCCCGTCTGCAATTTGGTGTAGACACGCCCTATAGTAGAGCTAGCTATTCAGCGGCTGGAGAAGTTACCTACAGTCAACAACAATAGACGAACAATGAATATTAGAGTTACTTAGGATTTGAATAAACTCACTGGCGTCTATGTTAATTTCCAGAGGTCAAATATTATGCTCCAATTCAAGTGTAAGACCTGTGAAAAGCGCATATATTCAGTATTAAAAGCATCTCCATGTGCAATTGAGCCTATAAAACCTAAAATCCAAGTGACTTCATGGTTCCTAAAAACTCCTCCAATACCACTAAGGTTGTGCAATTGACACCATTCCAACAGTTTTTAGCATATAGCAAGGCTTTTTAGGAGGATTCCATTTGACATAAAGAGGTATCTTTTGTGCCTTTAGAGGCTTAGGCCTGTGAAGAACCAAAATTCAATAGCTTGTTGgatgatagttttttttttctggagAAAGTAACAACTCATATTCTAtttccaaaaacaaaatcagaaaCCTGCGACAACAAGTCACAGGTTTCCTAATTCCAATTGAGGCAGAGTATCAGGAAGATGAGCTTAAGACTTCTGTAACTGATTCTACATCCTTCATATACTCCTATTTACACCAAAAATGAAACGACACTAAAcaattcattttcattttctggATGTTGTTGCTCTTGTTCTGGAAGCACCTGAGATTTATTTCTCTCCAAACAGACCACCAGATGCGAGCTGGTATAATTTTCCATCTATCCTTGTCCAGAAATGTTAGAATCGCTGATCCAGATCTTCAGGGTCTCAGCTATTCTCCTTGACATCACCCACCTCAGACCCTTCatatttatgaagattttcCACAGTACATAGGTATTCCTGCAGCGTAGAAATAGGTGAGTTATTACTGTCTCAGCCTCTTCTTCACATAGGAAGCACCAAGGTCAGATGAATTCCCCTCTTCATGAGATTTTCTTGAGTCAACACAGCCTATTGATGAGTGCAAAGTTTATTATTCTCTCAAGATGAAACTATATCTCATCTTCTTTTCAACTGTCCAAACATTATACCACTATGGAATTCTCTCAATTCTAGGCACAAATTGTCATCTATACCTTAATACCTGTTTACCCTCGAAAACTAATTTGTTGCGAGCCTTCCATATCATCTAGAGAGAATAAGAAAGGAAAACAGTACAGGGGATTGAGTCATAATTGTAGGGGTGAATTGAGTGAACTGTTCAAGCCATGCAGAAGGAGAGGTAGCATCTAAAGGTacagttgaaaaaaatatgagatAGTTTCCTCTTGAGAGGAATGACAAACTTTGCACTCATTAGAGTAGCTATGCTAAGGTGAAGGGTATAGCTAGCAGTAGGCAATCTACCATGATTAAGTATCCATGagaaatgttttattttaggaGACAGTTTGAGACGCCAAAGACAATCGAAGGAAAGCAAGTCTTTACTGAGAAGGAGCCATTTGAGGTTAGGCCCCAGATCAAACTATCACACGTAACGAGTGCTGGGGGAGATGCACTGCTTGTATTTTTCGAAGTAGAGTATCTGGCAGATTAAAGGAAAGAGTCGAGAAATCCCACAGATTACACGAAATACAGCTATTGTAGTCAAGAGATACTTTTCCAGTGAAGGTCCATGAACAAGTGTTTAAGAGGGGTGTTTGGTCGAATCCAAGAGGCAATCCAGAAATTAATGTGTCTGCTGTTCGCAGGTTTCCAAAGAAGTCCAATTTGGCAATATTGCCATCCATGTTGAATGGCTTTCCAAGTCCTAGAGTTATTAGAGCTAATGGCAGTAGAGGATAAGTATTTAGAACGTAACAGAGAAGCCCAGAGCTGGTGTTGTGAATTGAAGAATCATCAAGCAGTCACAGCAAGCAAAgcatgatttttaaatttaaggtCTTGTATATCAaccccccacccacccacccaccccccAACTAAAGTCTTTGAGAAGTAACAGCCTTCCAACTGACAAGATAATTTTTGCGTTCAAAAGTTCCACCCCCGAGGAAGTTGTGCATATATCTTTCAATagtagttttaaaatataagagGGAATGGATATGAACTGCATAATATGGTGGGAAGACTGTAGAGAGTAGAGCGGATTAATGTCGTACGTCCGACCAGAATAAGAACATGGGTTTTTCATCCATCCATCATGCTTTAAACTGTCCAAAATAAACTGAAAATCTGCCCTAGAAGGTTTTTGTCAAAAATGGGAAATCCCAAACATTTACCAAAAAAGACTGTCTTCATTCATTTGAAAAGAAGAGACAGTTTATCCAGAACTGAAGTATTATTCGAGAAATTTAGATTTGTCAAAATTAACTTTTTGGTAGTATGACAAGAAGTTTCAGTAAAACTTTGAAGTaaagataatatcataaagaaTAAGTGCTACATTGGGGGTCCATTCCTTGAAATCTTGACATGCCCCAAAAGATGGAGATCAACAGCCATAATAATAGTCTTGAGAGCATTTACATgcataaaatgaagaaagttatACAAGGAGAGAGGGTCTCCTTGCGAATACCCTTACTGGGTTTAAAAGTATCCGTGGTTGACCAATTGAGACAGACAAATATTGAAGTAAAAGTATACAAGTATAAGTTTGACTACTTAGGAGGCacattgaaataaattaaaactttctcTAATGAAACTCCATTCTAGTCTATCAAAACCTTTTTCCAAATCTAGTTAGAAGCATATATGAGACACAACTCTTAGATTTATGAACGTAATAGAGAATCTCTTGAACAATAACGGCATTATCGGAGGCACGTCTATTCTTTTGGAAAGTAGATAGTGTAGGGCCAATAATGTCAGTCAAAAAACATTTGAGACGATTCACAATAACTTTGGAAgttatattataaatagttttacaAAGAGTAATATGGCGAGATTGAGTAATCATAGAGGCCCCTACACATTTAGGAATAAGACAAAGGTAAATAGATTTAATAGACTCAGGAATTGTGAATTCTCTAATGATTGACTAACAGAAACTAGTTACAGACTGCACTATAGTACTCCAATAATATATTTCTGCATAACTTAAATGTATACATATAATTTAACAGGAAAAGGTATAAGTATCTGCATGACTATGAACATATTTCCAAACTACACACCTTTTCTTTTCAggggtcctattaccccccacCCTTTTTCTATCAATAGAAGGAGCAAAATTGGGTTTTTGCTCCCTTTACATTATGAAGAAAGAAATAAGGGTCGTGAACCAATTTAAAATGGAACAAATACACCCTTAGGTGTTGAGGTGGCACAAAGAGCATGCTCACTCTCTGTAAAGAATGTGAGGacaaataaataacttaaaatctGATTAATgtggaaacatcattttttaattggacacttgataattaattaatacacataattaattaacattaaaactTAAGCATAAATCTTTAAATTATCTtccttgttttctttttctttccccTTTGAAAATCAACATTACTTACAAAAATTATGCTCTTAAATATAGAgtgtatataatatgatataaatgaGCATTTTTTTGGTAACTAATTGTATTACTTACGGAAGAAAGAAACTGTACAGTGCTTCATGAAAAGTAACAACCAATCAAGAACATAGTCCCCGGTTTGGGCCAGTCAGCCTGAACCGGCTGAGCTAAATGTTTTAAACACGAGTTTAGGCCAATCAGACTGAGAAATTCTACAATGAGCCTCACACAGCAAACAGTATACACTACTTGTAAGAGAGGCTATTTACATGCTTGACAAGAGGACCTTTTAGGGTCCCACTTACCAAAACTCCTCCAACTTCCCCTCTCTCTGCTCGATCGCTTTCTCCCTCTTCTCTAGTATGCTTCAACTCTTTCCTCCTCCTTTTCTACCCTTCGAAATCTCTCCCTCCAAACTCTCTTCTGCAACTGTTTCCTTTCCTTCcatctcaataatttttttcccaaAGACCCTAACCCACAAAATTGGAGGGGAACCATCCTCTATTATTCCCACCCCCAAAACAAACTACCTCCTTCTGAAAACAAAGAAACTTTATCAAGCACTCACTTCAAAGGGAAAAACACACCAACGACTTCTTCTACAGAAATAACATGGGACATTCACCAACACGGAATCATCCCTTCACTCACACGGACAACATTACCCACTGCAGACCAGAAgatataatcttttttttaactGTAACTTTGTATATTCCTCAAAAGACAATACTAACACTGTACTGGTCAATATTTACAACATGTACTTCGAATCCAACTATCTTTTCCTAAATTGAGTCTAGTACATCAATTATGGAAATAGTATCATTTGAGCATAACTGATTACACCagtaacataaaataatttagttttgACTTTTTGCATACTATTCTCTATTCTCGAAAGCTCCAGAATTCCTCTCCTTCCATTGCCCACCACATACTAGCAGGGACAACTCTCCATTTGCTTCTGTTCTTGGAATGGTTTCTTGCTTCCTCCCAACTCTGAATTGCTTATGTATTCTTGGCAGGCGTGGTCCATGACATACCCTTAAAGACCAGGAATAACCTCATAGCTGGCCAGTGATCTTCCAGTGTAGTCAGCATTTTTCCATGAAAGAAACATCTAGAACATAATGGTATCACCCTCCGCATTAAGTTGTTTTGAGTCAGTACAGTTTTTTGGCTAAATAACCAGCAAAACAGGGCACTTTTAGTGGCATTTTTGACTCCAGATTCCTCTCCATGGCCAATGACTTTTGGGTGATTGGGATGGTTGAACCAGTTGTATGCAAAACTCACCTTAAAATTCCCCTtctgatttcttttttttctttttttgagacAATCCCCTTCTGATTTCCTTTCCACCACAAAAACCAATGATGTCGAAAAAACTGCCCAATGGCGAAATTTGCTACCCTCTGAATCTCCAAGTCACTTAATTGTCTTCTAAAGATAAAATTCCACCCTTAAGGAGTCCAGTGACCAGGAGAGACAATCCTCAAGACTGAGAAAATAAAAGGCCTGGCTCCCTCTTCCATAAGCCCATCCCCTACTCTTTAATGTACACCACCATTGTCATTGCTGAGGTTTTCCTTTTCAGCTCAAGCTAAGCTCATTGAGGAACTAATTCCAAAGACCAACAACACTTATTTGTAAAGTTGTTAAGAGTTACACTCAAGATAATCCAAGGTTCATGCATTTAGTATTACGAATACATTCACTGAATTCCTCCACACAATAAAAAAACGGTCCAATCCTGAATAAGACAGACAATCCTTAGCAGATTTTGTTCATTTAACTGTCATTTTTTCCATCTAGGTAGAAAAATTGGAATAATCTTGAATGTCTGATTAAAATTAGAAGGGGCAGAGAAAAGCAAGTTGACGAAATTGTGGAAAAGAATTAGGAAAGACAGACAGAGATTAAGGGATGATATTCAGGGTTTTCCTTCATCAGATGTGCTGGGATTTGGTGGGTGAAATTATTTGGGTTTTATGGACCAACAGTCCATTATCACATAATAAGTTTCCACGCaagtattaataattatatctcAGACTTGATTAGATAGCTCAGTCAGCCTAAAGGAAGCAACGAATGGATGAATCAACAACGCTTGCGCTGAATGTATTAGTGTACCGAACGAGAGACGTGAAATAGAGGTTCAGAGATTATCAAAACAGTGATAATTGTTAAATAACACAGATGCGATACGGAAAATGGTTTTGTATTAGAtaataaaccatc
The nucleotide sequence above comes from Solanum pennellii chromosome 9, SPENNV200. Encoded proteins:
- the LOC107031571 gene encoding VAN3-binding protein, which produces MDNRWSEKKLNMNLPESPKAPMEFLSRSWSASALQVCKALTTTSTLSSSSSLPTKTNNNNTNTNSGSSVVVTIPENIISVVEEEDSANKLAGNTFSFASSATSQLVLDRIMSHSMHNGQEISPLTSGRLSHSSGPLNGSLTEETDSPPVSPSEEFEDVVKYLKANSTLQPLFTNVRTGYTGSAVGLAPNTPGGKTVGRWLKERRERKKEESRAQNAQLHAVVSVAGVAASVAAIAAATASASSTAKDEQMAKTDAAVASAAMLIAAQCVEAAEVMGADRDHLMSAISSAVNVRSHGDISTLTAAAATALRGAATLKARALKEVWNIAAVIPIEKGIGGGTGRNNDQNHSNNNNNNNYCEGLDIEENFLGVCNQELLARGRELLKRTRNGDLHWKIVSVYLHRSGEVMLKMKSKHVGKTITKKKKNVVTEVYKDVPAWPGRHLFEDGEKRRYFGLKTEIRGVVEFECKNQREYEMWTQGVSRLLSMVAERKKRFQH